The Marivivens sp. LCG002 genome contains a region encoding:
- a CDS encoding cell division protein ZapA has translation MPQVEIKIGGRVFEVACQEGEEQFLHSAAAMLDIEASSLSAQIGRMPEARMLLMSGLMLADKTAGLEDRLREAEAKIAEMQARLDAPKEKVEVPVVPASVGETLAELAARAEALADQVEAKAK, from the coding sequence ATGCCGCAGGTCGAGATCAAAATCGGGGGCCGTGTGTTCGAGGTCGCCTGTCAGGAAGGTGAAGAACAGTTCCTGCACTCTGCCGCCGCAATGCTCGACATCGAAGCAAGTTCGCTAAGCGCGCAGATCGGCCGTATGCCCGAAGCGCGGATGCTTCTGATGTCGGGGCTGATGCTGGCGGACAAGACCGCAGGGCTTGAAGACCGGCTTCGCGAGGCAGAGGCGAAGATTGCCGAGATGCAAGCCCGCCTTGATGCGCCCAAAGAAAAGGTCGAAGTGCCCGTCGTGCCTGCTTCGGTCGGAGAAACGCTTGCCGAACTTGCCGCGCGCGCCGAAGCCCTTGCCGATCAGGTCGAGGCAAAAGCGAAGTGA
- a CDS encoding MliC family protein, with protein MRGAAFALLLFPSVSLAQGYQVDLYECENGGAATAVYPLESEDVIVTVDGYTSVLRHSVSGSGVRFTPPEFMPGYVWWIKGDAAMVNAIDSDSGEEFTLYSACRLIESRTEFND; from the coding sequence GTGAGGGGAGCGGCTTTCGCCCTTCTCCTGTTCCCCTCGGTTTCACTCGCCCAAGGGTATCAGGTCGATCTCTATGAATGCGAGAACGGCGGGGCCGCCACAGCGGTCTATCCGCTCGAGAGCGAAGACGTCATCGTGACCGTGGATGGATATACCTCGGTTCTCAGGCACTCCGTATCGGGATCGGGCGTGCGTTTCACCCCGCCCGAGTTCATGCCCGGCTATGTCTGGTGGATCAAGGGCGACGCGGCGATGGTGAACGCCATCGACAGCGACAGCGGCGAGGAGTTCACCCTCTATAGCGCCTGTCGGCTGATCGAAAGCAGGACCGAGTTCAACGACTAA
- the grxD gene encoding Grx4 family monothiol glutaredoxin — protein sequence MSALDQIKETVTSNDVVLFMKGTKTMPQCGFSSRVAGILNFMGVEYLDVNVLADEEIRAGIKEYSDWPTIPQLYVKGEFVGGCDIITEMTLSSELDTLFADNGVTFDKEKADEIRKHNS from the coding sequence ATGTCTGCTCTGGACCAGATCAAAGAAACCGTAACTTCGAACGATGTCGTGCTTTTCATGAAAGGCACCAAAACCATGCCGCAGTGCGGGTTCTCGAGCCGCGTCGCCGGCATTCTGAACTTTATGGGCGTTGAATATCTCGACGTGAACGTTCTGGCCGACGAGGAAATCCGCGCAGGCATCAAGGAATATTCCGACTGGCCGACCATTCCGCAGCTCTATGTCAAAGGCGAATTCGTCGGCGGCTGCGACATCATCACCGAGATGACGCTCTCGTCCGAGCTCGACACGCTTTTTGCCGACAACGGCGTGACCTTCGACAAGGAAAAGGCGGACGAAATCCGGAAGCACAACAGCTAA
- a CDS encoding BolA/IbaG family iron-sulfur metabolism protein — MAITALEIENLIRESFPSAKITVEGDDGQHFAAMVIDESFRGQNRVQQQRAVYAALKGKMDGSQGELHALALTTKAPE, encoded by the coding sequence ATGGCCATTACGGCACTTGAAATCGAAAACCTGATCCGCGAATCCTTTCCTTCGGCCAAGATCACGGTCGAAGGCGATGACGGCCAGCACTTTGCCGCCATGGTCATCGACGAAAGCTTCCGCGGCCAGAACCGCGTGCAACAACAGCGCGCCGTTTATGCCGCGCTCAAGGGTAAAATGGATGGCTCGCAAGGCGAGCTTCACGCGCTCGCACTGACCACAAAGGCTCCCGAATGA